One region of Carya illinoinensis cultivar Pawnee chromosome 8, C.illinoinensisPawnee_v1, whole genome shotgun sequence genomic DNA includes:
- the LOC122318186 gene encoding leucine-rich repeat receptor-like serine/threonine-protein kinase BAM1, with the protein MQLLLWLLLLLQLHIHPALSGARIFPEYRALLSVKSSITEDPLSALSSWNASTSHCTWSGVTCQPSNRRVTVLDLSGLNLCGKLSPDLAHLHFLSNLSVAYNWFSGAIPAELSSLSALRVLNLSSNVFNGTFPSQLSLLRNLRVLDLYNNNMTGDLPLAVTQMPNLRHLHLGGNFFSGGIPSQYGQWEFLEYLALSGNELQGPIPREVGNLTNLRELYMGYYNMYEGGLPPEIGNLSELVRFDAASCSLTGEIPPEISRLQKLDTLFLQVNTLSGPLTVELGKLVSLKSLDLSNNVFTGKIPMSFAELKNLTLLDLFRNKLHGAIPEFIGDMPELEVLQLWENNFTGIIPQRLGKNGKLQLVDLSSNKLTGTLPPDMCSGNRLETLISLENFLFGPIPESLGKCQSLSRIRMGDNFLNGSIPRWLFALPNLVQVELQNNYLTGQFPDTDSIPASLGQISLSNNRLSGPLPPSIGNFSDVQKLSLDGNKFSGRIPPQIGRLQQLSKLDLSHNEFSGPIAPELSQWKSLTFIDLSQNQLQGQLSTLPLNSSVSIFFSARNEFYGNIPTSLCNATFLDALDLSHNHLTGTIPRCLIEMSKNLTVMDLGGNNLSGVISDSCSDYACDLQILVLNGNQLQGKLPKFLAKCNTNLEVLDVGNNRIEDTFPCYLKNIHTLRVLILRSNQFYGSINCLEADTTLSNLQILDLASNHFVGKFPIRYFFSWKAMIETEK; encoded by the coding sequence ATGCAACTCCTCCTTTGGCTTCTCCTTCTGCTCCAGCTCCACATACATCCAGCCCTCTCCGGCGCCCGCATCTTCCCGGAATACAGAGCCCTCCTCTCCGTCAAGTCCTCCATCACCGAAGACCCCCTATCAGCTCTTTCTTCCTGGAACGCCTCCACTAGCCACTGCACCTGGTCGGGTGTCACATGTCAACCCTCAAATCGCCGGGTGACCGTCCTCGACCTCTCCGGCCTTAACCTCTGCGGTAAACTTTCCCCGGACCTGGCTCACCTCCATTTCCTCTCCAACCTTTCCGTCGCTTACAATTGGTTCTCCGGGGCCATCCCCGCCGAGCTCTCTTCCCTCTCCGCCCTCCGCGTTCTTAATCTCTCCAGCAATGTCTTCAACGGCACCTTCCCATCCCAGCTCTCCCTTCTCAGGAACCTTCGGGTGTTGGATCTCTACAACAACAACATGACCGGTGACTTGCCCTTGGCCGTCACTCAAATGCCCAACTTACGCCATTTGCATCTCGGCGGTAACTTCTTCTCAGGTGGGATCCCGTCCCAGTACGGGCAATGGGAGTTCCTGGAATACTTGGCTTTATCCGGTAACGAGCTCCAAGGTCCCATACCGCGCGAGGTCGGAAACTTGACCAACCTCAGGGAGCTCTACATGGGATACTACAATATGTACGAAGGTGGCCTACCCCCTGAGATCGGGAACCTGTCGGAACTAGTTCGTTTCGACGCCGCCAGCTGTAGCTTAACTGGTGAGATACCACCAGAGATTAGCAGGCTCCAGAAGCTTGACACACTATTTTTGCAGGTAAATACACTCTCCGGACCTTTGACCGTCGAGCTCGGGAAATTGGTGAGCTTGAAATCCTTGGACTTGTCGAATAACGTTTTTACAGGCAAGATTCCAATGTCGTTTGCCGAGCTAAAGAACTTGACGCTGCTGGACTTGTTTAGAAACAAACTCCATGGCGCGATTCCTGAGTTTATTGGTGACATGCCGGAGCTGGAGGTGTTGCAGTTGTGGGAGAACAACTTTACCGGGATCATTCCTCAGAGGCTGGGAAAGAACGGGAAGCTTCAGCTTGTCGATCTTTCATCGAATAAACTGACTGGGACTCTGCCTCCGGATATGTGTTCTGGGAATCGTCTTGAGACTCTGATTTCTTTGGAGAATTTCTTGTTCGGTCCAATCCCGGAATCACTCGGGAAGTGCCAGTCGCTGAGTCGGATCCGAATGGGCGACAACTTTCTCAACGGTTCAATACCAAGATGGCTTTTCGCGTTACCCAATCTGGTCCAAGTGGAGCTGCAGAATAACTATCTTACAGGGCAGTTTCCGGATACGGATTCGATCCCGGCGAGTCTTGGCCAGATCAGCCTCTCCAACAACCGACTTTCTGGGCCGTTACCTCCAAGTATTGGCAACTTCTCCGATGTTCAGAAGCTTTCCCTTGATGGTAATAAGTTCTCAGGTCGAATCCCACCCCAAATTGGGAGGTTACAGCAGCTTTCCAAGCTGGACCTCAGCCACAACGAATTCTCGGGCCCCATTGCTCCCGAACTCAGCCAATGGAAATCGTTGAccttcattgatcttagccaaaacCAGCTCCAAGGGCAACTTTCAACTCTCCCACTGAATTCCTCTGTGTCCATCTTCTTCTCTGCAAGGAATGAATTCTACGGGAATATTCCTACGTCACTGTGCAATGCTACATTTCTTGATGCTCTAGACTTGTCCCATAATCACTTGACTGGCACGATTCCCCGATGCTTAATTGAAATGAGTAAAAATCTAACCGTGATGGATTTAGGGGGAAACAATCTTAGTGGCGTAATTTCTGATTCCTGTTCAGACTACGCATGTGATTTACAAATTTTGGTTCTGAATGGAAATCAACTACAAGGAAAGCTACCAAAATTCCTAGCCAAGTGCAATACAAATTTGGAGGTTTTGGACGTCGGGAACAACCGCATTGAGGATACCTTCCCATGTTATTTGAAGAACATACACACATTGCGAGTCCTTATTTTGCGATCTAATCAATTTTATGGGTCTATTAATTGTCTAGAAGCTGATACCACCTTGTCTAACCTTCAAATTTTAGACCTGGCCTCAAACCATTTTGTTGGTAAGTTTCCAATACGTTACTTTTTTAGCTGGAAGGCAATGATCGAAACCGAAAAATAA